One genomic region from Nymphaea colorata isolate Beijing-Zhang1983 chromosome 10, ASM883128v2, whole genome shotgun sequence encodes:
- the LOC116262024 gene encoding putative pentatricopeptide repeat-containing protein At1g16830, whose protein sequence is MMHEIIKCSIQSVMKRLKCKFVSNLTQSSLPLTTACFMVGGLCHHRCYSQKPQNMRYQHGVMARNIDFGLRYHGNLTPRIINSCLEACPSDIMALSLLLWFGRQPGYFHESQAYKIAAPIVQRLMNRLESVDALLCELEKIGCVVKAYTFLVLMRISWQESMYELAVEAFQAMSKFGFIPNTYARNMIIDILFKIGRQDAALSMVNDTYLPNYLTYEITIKNLCKLGDVDRVQRFMKVVVGNGYSPNFATYMMVVNCFCKARRVVDSLPILGLMITSGHDISVSIWSILIDGFCRIGSAGRAVQMLRDMEKCGCCPNVFTYTSLIKGLFEVQMFEEAWNVWQGMQSKGCVPDLVVYNVLIHSFCKCGQHNKAVALFLQMGQRNLKPDSYTLSSLAPTLRHGDDFVLFRRAGISLDLVCYNSLMNALCKMGYTSKALEIYNDMVEEGIFPDRFSYATLLYCLCREGRVNYAINVYYGLLLSNASLDAHVHTVLLNGLVEAGKYHTAIRLFRKAVTENCGLDIVSYTVILRGLVIAGRFDEASSLFSHMVELGLVPNTFTFNVLLHGFAKTRDTAAVKKILKEMYAFGVDMDSVTFNILIGFLCRIHRMKSALHLFSEMCSYGIRPTKATYAIIIDGLCKIGWLEDAYLMIDYLEEGGFVEENTYSATNILPLKSRTLKSILRFKEMAYFEKSEVATFA, encoded by the coding sequence ATGATGCATGAAATCATTAAATGCTCCATACAATCAGTGATGAAGAGGTTGAAATGCAAGTTTGTTTCCAATCTCACTCAaagctctctccctcttacCACAGCATGCTTCATGGTAGGAGGCCTTTGCCACCATCGTTGTTACTCTCAGAAACCCCAAAATATGAGGTATCAACATGGGGTGATGGCAAGAAACATTGATTTTGGATTAAGATACCATGGAAATCTCACTCCTCGCATCATTAACTCGTGTTTGGAAGCCTGCCCATCTGATATCATGGCATTATCCCTTTTGTTGTGGTTTGGCCGGCAGCCAGGTTACTTCCATGAGTCGCAAGCCTACAAAATTGCTGCTCCTATCGTCCAACGGCTCATGAATCGACTAGAATCTGTGGATGCTTTGCTATGTGAATTGGAGAAAATTGGCTGTGTGGTAAAAGCTTatacttttcttgttttgatgagGATCTCTTGGCAAGAAAGCATGTATGAACTAGCAGTAGAAGCTTTTCAAGCGATGTCTAAGTTTGGGTTCATCCCGAACACCTATGCTCGGAACATGATAATTGATATCTTGTTCAAAATCGGACGGCAGGATGCTGCATTGTCTATGGTCAATGATACCTACCTCCCTAATTACTTGACATATGAAATCACTATTAAGAATCTGTGTAAGCTGGGAGATGTTGATAGAGTTCAGAGGTTTATGAAAGTGGTGGTGGGCAATGGGTATTCTCCAAACTTTGCGACATACATGATGGTTGTGAACTGTTTCTGCAAGGCAAGGAGGGTGGTGGATTCCTTGCCAATACTTGGCCTTATGATTACTTCTGGCCATGACATCTCTGTGTCTATCTGGAGTATCTTAATAGATGGATTCTGTAGAATTGGCAGTGCTGGTAGAGCTGTTCAAATGCTGCGAGACATGGAAAAATGCGGGTGCTGCCCGAATGTCTTTACATATACGTCACTAATTAAAGGACTGTTTGAAGTCCAAATGTTTGAGGAAGCATGGAATGTATGGCAGGGAATGCAATCAAAAGGGTGTGTCCCTGATCTGGTTGTTTATAATGTCCTTATTCATTCTTTCTGCAAATGTGGTCAGCATAACAAGGCAGTAGCATTATTTCTTCAGATGGGCCAGAGAAACCTGAAACCGGATTCCTATACTCTTTCCTCTTTGGCGCCTACTCTAAGGCATGGTGATGACTTTGTACTGTTCAGGAGAGCAGGGATATCGCTTGATCTTGTTTGCTATAATTCACTTATGAATGCTCTCTGTAAAATGGGATACACATCAAAGGCCTTGGAGATATACAATGATATGGTAGAAGAGGGCATTTTTCCAGACAGGTTTAGTTATGCTACTTTACTCTATTGTCTCTGCAGAGAAGGGAGAGTTAATTATGCAATTAATGTGTATTACGGACTTCTTCTTAGCAATGCTAGTCTTGATGCTCATGTTCATACTGTCTTGTTGAATGGGCTTGTAGAAGCTGGTAAGTATCATACAGCGATCAGATTGTTCAGGAAGGCTGTCACTGAGAATTGTGGACTTGATATAGTGTCTTACACGGTCATTTTGCGTGGGCTTGTTATAGCTGGTAGATTCGATGAGGCGAGCAGTTTGTTCAGCCATATGGTAGAACTTGGTTTGGTTCCTAACACATTTACATTTAATGTGTTGTTACATGGTTTTGCCAAGACTCGAGATACTGCTGCtgtcaagaaaattttgaaagaaatgtatGCTTTTGGGGTTGATATGGATTCTGTAACCTTCAATATACTTATTGGTTTCTTGTGTAGAATCCATCGCATGAAATCAGCTCTCCATCTATTTTCTGAAATGTGCAGCTATGGAATCAGGCCTACTAAGGCCACTTATGCAATTATTATTGATGGGCTTTGCAAGATTGGATGGCTGGAAGATGCTTATCTCATGATTGACTATCTAGAAGAAGGAGGATTTGTTGAAGAGAACACTTATAGTGCAACTAATATTCTCCCACTTAAGTCACGCACACTGAAATCAATTCTTAGATTCAAGGAAATGgcatattttgaaaagtcaGAAGTGGCAACCTTTGCATAA